A single genomic interval of Terriglobus albidus harbors:
- a CDS encoding IPT/TIG domain-containing protein, translating into MSRKPRKIILLLSILGCFVSRGVAATAIGSVTIGGGEQSSGSTYDTGTVTATINGISVSLTYGQFTTPAGIASALGALITNNCNMPVYAQANGTSLTFYQKGGNTMTSASITSVSNNPSLFPSNSFQAGGGGTWLLAQISLLLPIGPPQMGLTIFGADFGAVQGTVTIGGIQAVIVSWSRDSVVVQVPNGLAPGLYDVGVTTATWTINSAAKFQVDKPFACN; encoded by the coding sequence ATGTCGCGTAAGCCTCGCAAGATAATTCTGCTGCTCTCGATTCTCGGTTGTTTCGTCAGCCGAGGAGTCGCGGCTACGGCTATCGGCTCAGTCACCATCGGCGGAGGGGAACAGTCCTCGGGAAGCACTTACGACACCGGTACCGTGACAGCGACCATCAATGGTATCTCCGTGTCCTTGACCTACGGCCAGTTCACGACACCGGCAGGCATAGCGTCGGCACTCGGGGCGCTGATTACCAACAATTGCAACATGCCGGTCTATGCCCAAGCGAACGGAACCTCGCTCACCTTCTACCAGAAGGGAGGGAACACGATGACCTCCGCGAGCATCACGAGTGTGTCCAATAATCCTTCGCTCTTTCCGAGCAATTCTTTCCAGGCCGGTGGGGGTGGTACGTGGTTGCTTGCGCAGATCAGCTTGTTACTGCCAATCGGGCCGCCGCAGATGGGATTGACTATCTTTGGAGCAGATTTCGGCGCTGTGCAGGGGACGGTGACGATTGGTGGTATCCAGGCAGTAATTGTGAGCTGGAGCCGAGACTCTGTTGTGGTGCAGGTGCCGAATGGTCTGGCCCCTGGTCTTTACGATGTTGGGGTAACGACTGCGACATGGACGATCAATAGCGCAGCTAAGTTTCAAGTGGACAAACCATTCGCGTGCAATTGA